The sequence GTGCATACTGAACTTTATCAATTAATACAGATATAGAGCAGCACTATTCTTTAAATAAAAATGCCTGCTCTATATTCAAATTATCTCTGTTGGATATTTTTAAGAATTGTACCCCGTGTCAAGGACACGATGGGTACAATTTGCCTTCCTATATAACAATTATCTTATATTACAACCCCATTACAATGGTCAATCTCATGCTGGATTATCTGCGCTGTCCAACCTGAGTATTTTCTATGCTGTTTCTTAAAATTCTGGTCAAGATAATCCACTTCAATATCCTGATATCTCGTACATGGACGCACACCTTCTAATGACAGGCATCCTTCCTCCGTCTGGTATTCTCCTGACTTATTAGTTATTACCGGGTTAATCATTGGAAACTGAAATGGTCCTGCTGCCACCACAATAATATTCTTTTTGACTCCAATCATATTAGCAGCCATCCCGACACAGTGGTCAAGATTGGCTATTAATGTATCAAGTAAATCTGTAACCACCTGTTTATCCGACTCTGTTGCATCCACTGATTTCTGTGCCAGAAAGAATGGGTCTTTCACTATTTTCTTTACCATTAGCTGATTCTCCTTATTATGATACCTATCAATAGTCGCATTTTTACAACACTTATAGGTTTATTTTATATATGTCTGTTATCTTAGTCTTGTTTTTTAATTAAAAAGCCTATAAGATGTCTCAAGTTGACTGCTCTTATAGGCTTTTTATTCCATATTTTTCAATTTTGTTGGTGAATTAACCTATCAATACATAATAAATATGTTTCTTATAGAAAAATTGCAAAAGCACGCCCAGAACGCACATTAAGCAAAGAGCTCTCAACAATGCCCACTCGAAAAAGCTCTCCCGACGCAGATTCTACATACATCCTGCCTCATACCATACGACGTACCCTTACAGCAGTTTTCCTAAGAAATCCTCGTCTCACGAATCACCTTTCTTACAGCCAGCACCTTGCCTGCTGAAACTGAAAGCTCATCGACACCCATCTTAAGAAACTCTTCTGTAAGTGTTGTGTCTGCACCGAGTTCACCACATATACCAGCCCAGATGCCCTCTGCATGTGCATTCTCAACAACCATTCTTATCATGGCAAGAATGGCTGGATGATGAGCATCGTAGAAATCATCAAGCTTTGTATTCTGACGGTCAATCGCAAGCGTGTACTGTGTCAGGTCATTAGTTCCAATACTGAAGAAATCCACCTTCTTAGCAAGCTGACGGCTCATAATTACTGCTGCCGGAGTCTCAATCATAATTCCACTCTTAGGATTGCCGAATTCAATTCCCTGCTCTGTAAGCTCAGCCTTGACTTCATTCTCAATAACCTTAATCTTATCAACTTCCTGTTCGCTGATTATCATAGGGTACATGATAGATATGTTTCCATACGCGCTTGCTCTGTAAAGAGCACGTAACTGTGTCTTGAATATCTCAGGTCTTGTCAGGCATATCCTGATTGCTCTAAGACCAAGAGCAGGATTATCCTCTTTATCCAATTCGAAATAATCACACTGCTTATCAGCACCGATATCAAGAGTCCTTATAATTACCGGTTTTCCGGCCATGCTTTCAGCTACAGTACGGTATATGTTGAACTGTTCTTCTTCTGTTGGAAATGTATCAGATTCAAGATATATGAATTCACTTCGAAACAGTCCGATTCCTGCTGCATCATTGGCAATAACATTTGCGAGATCCTTAATATTACCAATATTAGAATAAAGCTTAATCTTCTTGCCATCTAAAGTCACATCTTCCTTGCCTTTAAGTTCCTGTAAAAGAGCTTTCTTCTCATTGTCTTTGCGCTGTTCCTCCTGCATTACTGACAGGGTTGCCTCATCAGGTTCAATGTATACAACACCGTTAGTTCCATCGACAACAGCAAGCTTTCCATTAAGAGATTCATCAATAACAATATCTGAACCAATTAAAGCCGGAATCCCCATTGTTCTTGCAAGAATTGCAGTATGTGAATTAACTGAACCCTTCTGTGTAACAAATGATAATATCTTGCTCTTATCCATCTGGACTGTCTCTGATGGTGCCAGATCCTCTGCCACCATAATAACAGGCTCATCTGCATCTACACCGCTTCCTGTATTGCCGGAAAGTATTCCTAACAGTCTTTCTGTAATATCTTTGACATCTGCTGCTCTTCCACGCATATATTCATCGTCCATAGCCGCAAACATCTGTGAAAAATTATCCCCTGTCTGGGCTATGGCATATTCTGCATTCACCATCTGACTCTCGATAATATGCTCAACAGATTCCTTATAATCGTCATCCTCAAGCATCATCTGATGAATCTCAAATATTGCCGCATTAGCCTCGCCAACTTCGCGAAGTGCTTTATCATGAAGTTCCCCCAGTTGTTTAAAGGCTGTTTCTACAGCTTCATAATAACGGTTCTTCTCTGCTTCTGCATCAGTAATCTTTACACGCTTAACCTGATGTTCACCTTTTTCATACACCATTATCTTACCTATAGCAATGCCTCCAAATACACTTTTTCCAGTATATTTATTCATGTGCACCTCCTAACTGCTACATATTGCTCTTCATGAATTCTTCAATCTTAGCTGCTGCAGCCTCTTCATCTTCACCTTCTACAGTAATTGTAACTTCATTTCCACATTTTACTGCAAGTGCCATAACACCGAAGATTTTCTTGCAGTCTCCTGACTTGCCATCCTTAGTAATTGTAATCTTACTGCTAAATTCCTTGGCTGCCTTTACAAGCTCTCCTGCCGGACGAGCATGTATGCCTTCTGCATCTGTAATAACGTACTTAAATGCCTTCATAATTAAAAACCACCTTTCTTAGGCTGCTTTCTTCTTAAAGAGCCCTAAACATATTGTTGAGATGATAGTTCCTGCCACAAGTGCAATCACATAATATATTGCATTGCCTACTACAGGGAATACGAAAATGCCGCCATGTGGTGCCATTAAAGTACATTTGAAAAACATACTGACAGCACCTGCTGCACCTGAACCTATGATACATGCTGGTATTACATGTAAAGGATCTGCTGCCGCATAAGGTATTGCACCTTCTGTTATAAATGCAAGTCCCATAATAAAGTTAGTTGGACCGGCATCTCTTTCTTCCTTAGTAAACTTATTCTTAAAAAGTATTGTTGCAAGAGCAATCGCACATGGTGGAACCATACCACCTATCATTACTGCTGCCATTATATCATAATTACCTGCTGCAATGGAAGCAGTTCCGAAAACATATGCTGCTTTATTGAATGGACCACCCATATCAATTGCCATCATGGCTGCAAGTATGAATCCAAGAAGAACCCTGCTTGTGCTTCCCATTCCTGCAAGGAAGCTGTTAAGTCCTGTGTTAATCCCACCCATTACAGGCTCTACAATAAATGTCATTCCAAGTCCTATTACCAGAATACCCACTACCGGATATATAAGTACAGGTGCTATCTTTTCCAATGCCTCTGGTAACTTATCACATATTTTTCTTAAAAGAACTATAATGTATCCTGCTGCAAAACCTGCAACCAGAGCGCCTAAGAATCCAGACTTTCCATTAGCTGCGATATAACCGCCAACAAAACCAAGTGCAAGTGCCGGTCTGTCACCAATGGCCATTGCAATAAATCCTGCCAGAACAGGGAGCATGAAGCCAAATGCTGCTCCACCGATAGACTTAAACAGTGCCGCAACAGGTGTTATCGTACCAAAGTTGCTTCGTTCTGCCTCTGACAGTGCATTCATATCAACATTAAGTCCATCAATAAGAAATGCTATGGCAATCAGAATACCTCCGCCTACAACGAAAGGTAACATATGTGATACACCATTCATAAGCTGTGTATATATCTTATGTCCAATTCCGCCGCCTTTCTTTGCTGATGTGCTTTCCTTCTTCTCAGAAGTTCCTGCCTTATATACAGGTGCATCTCCTGCAAGAGCTTTCTTTATAAGTTCATCTGCTTTATTAATTCCATCTGAAACCTGACACTCAATTACTTTCTTTCCATCAAATCTCTCCATTGGAACCTGTGCATCTGCTGCTACAATAATACATTCTGCTGATTCAATATCTTCATCTGTCAACACATTCTTAGCTCCGCCAGAACCTCTTGTTTCAATCTTAATTGCACATCCAGCCTTAGCTGCTGCCTTCTCAAGTCCTTCTGCTGCCATGTAAGTATGTGCAATACCTGTCGGGCAGGAAGTAACTGCAAGAATCTTAGCCAGCTTGTCATCTTCCTTTTCAAGTCTTTCATCTATACTCTTAGCTTCCTCATCAGCCCCATCAATAATTTCAAGGAATTCCTCCGGGCTTCCGGCTTTCATAAGCTTTGCTACGAAATTCTCATCCATAAGAAGCACTGATAACTTACTTAACACATCAAGATGTACATTATCCTTAGTATCCGGCGCTGCAATAAGGAAAAGAACCTTTACCGGCTCATCATCAAGCGATTCAAAATCAACTCCATCCTTAATAATCATTGCTGCAAGTCCTGGTGCATTAACAGCACTGCATTTGCCATGAGGAATTGCTATTCCTTCTCCTACACCTGTTGTACTTTCTTCTTCTCTTGCATATACTTTAGCCTTGTAGCTTTCGATATCATCAATCTTTCCGCTCTTTGCCATAAGTTCTACAGCCATATCAAGAGCCTCACTCTTTGTCTTAGGAGCAGCATTAAGATTGATACTTCTCTTATCAAGTAAATCTGTAATTCTCATAAAATACCTCCATTCATTACATTATCCCTTGCAGGTAACCTCCACCCGCTTTAATACCTCTGAAATCTCTCTTTTTGTTGCTAGATTTTCTGAAAATGCACTGGCACTTCCTGTTGCAACGCCCATCCGGAATGCATCTTCATAATTGCCTGTCTGAAGATACCCCGCCATAAATCCTGCAACCATTGAATCACCTGCACCTACTGAATTCTTAAGCTCGCCCTTTGGTGCATCTGCTTCATATACGTTTCCATGTTCATCAATAAGAACTGCGCCTTTTCCACCCATCGATATAAGCACATTGACAGCTCCCATATTCTGCAGCTTCCTTGCATATGGAATAACCTCTTCCTTAGATTCAAGCTTAACACCAAATATATCTCCAAGTTCATGCTGATTAGGCTTGATAAGAAATGGGTGATATTCAAGGACATTAAGTAAAAGCCTGCTTGTCGCATCAACTATGATCTTAACATCTCTTCCCTGTAGTCTTTCCATTATTCTTCTGTATATATCGTCTGATATACATGAAGGAATACTTCCTGCAAGCACAAGAACATCTCCACTTGAAAGTCTGTCAATCTTACTTACAAGAGAATGGAGATTATCTTCTGATATCTGAGGTCCCATTCCGTTAATCTCTGTTCCATCTATGTTCTTAATCTTCATGTTTATTCTTGAAAAGCCATTATCAATCTGAATAAAATCTGTATTAATGCCATACTCTGATACCATGTCACATATCTGTTTTCCGGTAAACCCGGCTACAAAACCAAATGCTGTTGTATCAAATTCAAGATTATTAAGAACTATCGAAACATTAATTCCTTTACCACCTGGAAGCATATGCTCATATGATGTTCTGTTCGTCATCCCCAGTTCAAAACTCTTAACTTCCACTATATAATCCAGTGACGGATTAAATGTTACTGTATATACCATTGTCTCTCCTTTCTGGCTTCACGACCTTTTTGTTATAATTATAATACAATCATATCCATTCAAAATCAATCATATTCATCCACAAACTTTTAGATTATTTTTGTGCATTTTTAACAAATTATCATCAGAATGCTTTCCCTAAATATACATTGTGTATTAACTTCATAACTTTCAGTATCGGTCAAAAACCAAAAAAATATGCCAGAACTTCAGACTCAGCCAAAGTTCCGGCATATTAGTATTATATATTATTATATTAATGTTTTCCCTTAAGAAGTGGTGATAATGGCTTATATATAAGCATTGATATTCCCACGTCAATAAGTCCCTTGACTATTGTAAAAGGAAGATTAAAGCATATCAGACACTGCATGATTGATTTCATAGATGGAATTATAGCCTGATACAGACTTAATATTACCACCTCTGGCATTGCCAGTTTATAATACACAGGATACACTATTAAATAATTCGAGAACACACTGAATACACCCATTGCCACGGCACCGCATAAACCGCCAAGCAATGCTCCTGTCTTAGACCTTTTCTTCTTATAAACAATTCCTGCTGTAAACACGAATACGGAACCGAGTATAAAGTTAGAAAGTTCACCAACAAGCATGCTCTGTGAAGCCGCCAGGTGTACAACATTCTTAATGAGACATATTATAATACCTGCCACCGGTCCGAGTGCATAAGCACCAAGCAACGCCGGAAGATCCGAAAAATCAAACTTGATAAATCCTGGCATAATAGGAATCGGTATCTCCAGATACATAAGAACTACTGCTACCGCTGAAAGCATACCCGTCACTGCTATCGTTCTCACATTACTCTTAGTATTAACATTACTCATTGCTTTTATTCTCCCTTGTATTCTGTAATATTATTCTGCCTCCTTAAGGTGCATCTTTTTTGATGCATGCTCCATAGCTTCAACAAGAGTTCTCATATCACTAAGTATCTGTGTAGTTCTTTCTTCACCAAGTTCAGCAATAACATTACCATAATATTCTCTGTTATTGTCCTCTCTTTTTTTCAAGAAATCCCTTCCGGCATCAGTGAATACGAGATATGTACCATCTGTTCCTTTGCCATCATGTTTCCATAAAGCATAGCCCATGTCCTTAAGACTGCTTGCGATTGCCGATGTCTGTGGAATTGATATTCTCATAAATGAAGACAAATCCTTAAGATATGTCTTATCCTTGCCATCAATGCAATCTTTCTCCATTACCTTGAGTGCAATATAATCTGCCAGCTCAAGACCATTGTAAAAATTCTTTCTTCTCTCCTTATCCATCAGGAACCTCTGAAATATAAGTTCTGTAGATAATTCGAAGCTTTCAAAACTATTGTTCATGTCCCTATCTCCTCTCTGTTTTAAAATAATGATTCGATAGATTTATATTACCAGAAAAATTCTTATATGTCTGTATAACAATCGTGAACAATTGTTAAAAAGTTATAAACTATGGATTACAGCATTCCGCTGCCGTATATCCTGCTCCAATAAGTTCTTCCTTTTCCGCATTAGAATATAATATATTTCTGCTTCCTATCTTGTCTGCGTTCTCACAATCAGGCCTATGAATTGTCATTGTGCCATTATTTATAATATATTGATAATCCCGTGTGACTTTAGCAAGATTAAGATATTCGCCTGTATATGTTGATTTTCCTGTTGAATAATCAAAGCTGATGCCAGGCTGGGCATTATATAAGAAAACATTAAAGCATATTCCTGCTCCATCATCCTCAACAGAATAAGCTTCCATAAGAACTCCTCTGCACATAAGTTCATCACTCTTATATATTGGAGTAACTCTCAACATCACATGATTAGAAGTTCTTTCTATATATCTTGCAATTATGACCTCATATACATTCATATTATTACTCATAAAAGGACTTGCTGTGATGATATTTCTTTTTTCAGTATAAGCTCCACTCAAAAACCTTGCAATACATGAAGTTCTTTTCTGACTGTATCCGTCACCATCTATGCATTCATATTTCTCGCTGTTCCAACCTGTTGGATAATTATCACCCATGCTGTCTTTTTTCTCATCATCTTCAGGCATAGTTTCTGTTCCTATGCACCCCATAGTTGATGAAACTCTTTTAAGAGTATCCAGAGCCGCATACTTAACATATGCTTTTTTTGTCAGCTCTTTCTCTGTAAAATACGGCTTATTACCGTTAACCTCTACATATGCCTTAGTTCCATCATATTGCTGTACATTTTCATAATCAAACTGCACACTCTTGGTAATAGCATCGCCTGATGAAATATTATTAAACAGCTTATATCCGCCAAATACTATCAACGCAAGTACCGCTAACCCAATTATTATTTTTTTCATTTCGTATCACCCTTCTTCATTCCTGGTATCTGTGCCAGAATAACCGCTGTAAACACAAGTACACACCCCATTATCTCTTTTGGTTTTAACAATTCCCCAAGTACAATCCATCCGGCAAGCACTGCAAACACTGATTCAAGACTCATGACAATAGATGCCACCGAAGGCTGTGCATATTTCTGTCCAACCATCTGAAGTGTATATGCTATACCGCCTGACAATACACCTGCATAAAGTATCGGAATAAGCGCAACTTTAATTCCTGCAAATGTAACATTTTCCGTAAATATCATAGCAAATGTTGAAATAATTGCAATAACCATAAATTGTATACAGGACATTTTCATGCTGTCAGCACTTGAAAATTTATCAATAACCAGAATGTGTGTTGTAAAGCATATTGCTCCCAGGAACACAAGGACATCTCCAAGATATATTCCTGATACACCACCAGACATACATAAAAGATACATTCCGGCAACGCATCCTGCAACAGAAACGCCGGTTATCCAGTGCATTTTCTTACCCATAAAAACCGAAACCACTGAAACCATAACAACATACGTTGCTGTTATAAAGCCAGACCTTCCTGATGCCGCAACGCCTTGTGGATATACACTTATTCCATACTGCTGAAAAGTCATTGCTGCAAATAAAACAATTCCACATATTATGCCCGCACCCAGTGGCCATGTCTGTAAATGGCTTTCATTTTCTGTATTAATCACTTTCCCTGAATTATTTCTTTTATCCAACACATTTTTAATTACAATTACGACTGCCAGAAACAGCGCTCCTACTATAGACCTTGCAGCATTAAATGTAAATGTTCCAACTGCTCCTGCACCACTTGTCTGTGCAACAAATGCCGTCCCCCAGATAAATGCAGTAAGAAGCAGTATCAGGCTTCCCTTTATATTATTCATTACTCTTACCCTTATTAATATATTTGATACCTGTAAATGCACCTATAAGAATAACAAAACCTACAATAAGAGGAATAACAGGATTCTGTACAAATCCTGCAATAACATATGTCACACAAGAAATAACTGCAACTACAATTACATATGGAAGCTGTGTAGACACATGATTCATATGATTACACTGTGCTCCTGCCGAAGCCATAATTGTCGTGTCAGATATTGGTGAACAATGGTCTCCACAGACAGCTCCAGCCATACATGCTGAGATTGATATAATCATCATTGTATGGTTCGTTCCTGAAAATGTATTTACAACAATAGGAATAAGAATTCCAAATGTTCCCCACGATGTTCCTGTTGCAAAAGCAAGGAATACCGCAACCAGAAATATAACTGCCGGCAGAATACTTAACCAGCCGCCCGATACTCCTTTTACAAGTCCGGCAACAAACTCCTTAGCGCCCAGACTGTCTGTCATTGCTTTGAGTGTCCATGCAAATGTAAGAATAAGGATTGCTGGTACCATTGCCTTGAATCCTTCCGGTATGCATGAGCATGATTCATTGAATGAAAGTACCCTTCTTACTGCATAGAACACAATTGTTATTATAAGTGCAAAGAAACTTCCAAGCATAAGTCCTACCGAAGCATCACTTCCTGAAAATGCATCAACAAAGCCTACTCCCTTGAAAAAATCTCCTGAATATAGCATTCCAATTATGCAGCAAACTATAAGTGTAATAATTGGAAACAGCAGATCTAACACTCTTCCGCGTCCCTTAATTA is a genomic window of [Eubacterium] eligens ATCC 27750 containing:
- a CDS encoding peptide deformylase, translating into MVKKIVKDPFFLAQKSVDATESDKQVVTDLLDTLIANLDHCVGMAANMIGVKKNIIVVAAGPFQFPMINPVITNKSGEYQTEEGCLSLEGVRPCTRYQDIEVDYLDQNFKKQHRKYSGWTAQIIQHEIDHCNGVVI
- the ptsP gene encoding phosphoenolpyruvate--protein phosphotransferase translates to MNKYTGKSVFGGIAIGKIMVYEKGEHQVKRVKITDAEAEKNRYYEAVETAFKQLGELHDKALREVGEANAAIFEIHQMMLEDDDYKESVEHIIESQMVNAEYAIAQTGDNFSQMFAAMDDEYMRGRAADVKDITERLLGILSGNTGSGVDADEPVIMVAEDLAPSETVQMDKSKILSFVTQKGSVNSHTAILARTMGIPALIGSDIVIDESLNGKLAVVDGTNGVVYIEPDEATLSVMQEEQRKDNEKKALLQELKGKEDVTLDGKKIKLYSNIGNIKDLANVIANDAAGIGLFRSEFIYLESDTFPTEEEQFNIYRTVAESMAGKPVIIRTLDIGADKQCDYFELDKEDNPALGLRAIRICLTRPEIFKTQLRALYRASAYGNISIMYPMIISEQEVDKIKVIENEVKAELTEQGIEFGNPKSGIMIETPAAVIMSRQLAKKVDFFSIGTNDLTQYTLAIDRQNTKLDDFYDAHHPAILAMIRMVVENAHAEGIWAGICGELGADTTLTEEFLKMGVDELSVSAGKVLAVRKVIRETRIS
- a CDS encoding HPr family phosphocarrier protein: MKAFKYVITDAEGIHARPAGELVKAAKEFSSKITITKDGKSGDCKKIFGVMALAVKCGNEVTITVEGEDEEAAAAKIEEFMKSNM
- a CDS encoding PTS fructose transporter subunit IIABC; this encodes MRITDLLDKRSINLNAAPKTKSEALDMAVELMAKSGKIDDIESYKAKVYAREEESTTGVGEGIAIPHGKCSAVNAPGLAAMIIKDGVDFESLDDEPVKVLFLIAAPDTKDNVHLDVLSKLSVLLMDENFVAKLMKAGSPEEFLEIIDGADEEAKSIDERLEKEDDKLAKILAVTSCPTGIAHTYMAAEGLEKAAAKAGCAIKIETRGSGGAKNVLTDEDIESAECIIVAADAQVPMERFDGKKVIECQVSDGINKADELIKKALAGDAPVYKAGTSEKKESTSAKKGGGIGHKIYTQLMNGVSHMLPFVVGGGILIAIAFLIDGLNVDMNALSEAERSNFGTITPVAALFKSIGGAAFGFMLPVLAGFIAMAIGDRPALALGFVGGYIAANGKSGFLGALVAGFAAGYIIVLLRKICDKLPEALEKIAPVLIYPVVGILVIGLGMTFIVEPVMGGINTGLNSFLAGMGSTSRVLLGFILAAMMAIDMGGPFNKAAYVFGTASIAAGNYDIMAAVMIGGMVPPCAIALATILFKNKFTKEERDAGPTNFIMGLAFITEGAIPYAAADPLHVIPACIIGSGAAGAVSMFFKCTLMAPHGGIFVFPVVGNAIYYVIALVAGTIISTICLGLFKKKAA
- the pfkB gene encoding 1-phosphofructokinase, producing the protein MVYTVTFNPSLDYIVEVKSFELGMTNRTSYEHMLPGGKGINVSIVLNNLEFDTTAFGFVAGFTGKQICDMVSEYGINTDFIQIDNGFSRINMKIKNIDGTEINGMGPQISEDNLHSLVSKIDRLSSGDVLVLAGSIPSCISDDIYRRIMERLQGRDVKIIVDATSRLLLNVLEYHPFLIKPNQHELGDIFGVKLESKEEVIPYARKLQNMGAVNVLISMGGKGAVLIDEHGNVYEADAPKGELKNSVGAGDSMVAGFMAGYLQTGNYEDAFRMGVATGSASAFSENLATKREISEVLKRVEVTCKG
- a CDS encoding ECF transporter S component, encoding MSNVNTKSNVRTIAVTGMLSAVAVVLMYLEIPIPIMPGFIKFDFSDLPALLGAYALGPVAGIIICLIKNVVHLAASQSMLVGELSNFILGSVFVFTAGIVYKKKRSKTGALLGGLCGAVAMGVFSVFSNYLIVYPVYYKLAMPEVVILSLYQAIIPSMKSIMQCLICFNLPFTIVKGLIDVGISMLIYKPLSPLLKGKH
- a CDS encoding DNA/RNA non-specific endonuclease, whose amino-acid sequence is MKKIIIGLAVLALIVFGGYKLFNNISSGDAITKSVQFDYENVQQYDGTKAYVEVNGNKPYFTEKELTKKAYVKYAALDTLKRVSSTMGCIGTETMPEDDEKKDSMGDNYPTGWNSEKYECIDGDGYSQKRTSCIARFLSGAYTEKRNIITASPFMSNNMNVYEVIIARYIERTSNHVMLRVTPIYKSDELMCRGVLMEAYSVEDDGAGICFNVFLYNAQPGISFDYSTGKSTYTGEYLNLAKVTRDYQYIINNGTMTIHRPDCENADKIGSRNILYSNAEKEELIGAGYTAAECCNP
- a CDS encoding DMT family transporter, producing the protein MNNIKGSLILLLTAFIWGTAFVAQTSGAGAVGTFTFNAARSIVGALFLAVVIVIKNVLDKRNNSGKVINTENESHLQTWPLGAGIICGIVLFAAMTFQQYGISVYPQGVAASGRSGFITATYVVMVSVVSVFMGKKMHWITGVSVAGCVAGMYLLCMSGGVSGIYLGDVLVFLGAICFTTHILVIDKFSSADSMKMSCIQFMVIAIISTFAMIFTENVTFAGIKVALIPILYAGVLSGGIAYTLQMVGQKYAQPSVASIVMSLESVFAVLAGWIVLGELLKPKEIMGCVLVFTAVILAQIPGMKKGDTK
- a CDS encoding Na+/H+ antiporter NhaC family protein; the encoded protein is MEEVIQYVPNLYATFWALIPPLVAIILALITKEVYSSLFVGIVIGGLFYGNIFQSGFSFEKSVLHIFEDGLVGVLSDPYNVGILVFLVVLGIMVCMMNKAGGSAAFGEWAGRHIKTRVGAQLVTVLLGILIFIDDYFNCLTVGSVMRPVTDKHNVSRAKLAYLIDSTAAPICIIAPISSWAAAVTGFVEGEDGFGIFIKAIPYNYYALFTIAAMILIVALKVDFGSMAVHEANAAKGDLYTTPDRPYANATEDVIKGRGRVLDLLFPIITLIVCCIIGMLYSGDFFKGVGFVDAFSGSDASVGLMLGSFFALIITIVFYAVRRVLSFNESCSCIPEGFKAMVPAILILTFAWTLKAMTDSLGAKEFVAGLVKGVSGGWLSILPAVIFLVAVFLAFATGTSWGTFGILIPIVVNTFSGTNHTMMIISISACMAGAVCGDHCSPISDTTIMASAGAQCNHMNHVSTQLPYVIVVAVISCVTYVIAGFVQNPVIPLIVGFVILIGAFTGIKYINKGKSNE